The Microbacterium esteraromaticum genome contains the following window.
TGCCGCTAGCGTCCGAACCATGCAATGGGGAACCGCGCTCGAGCAGCGCATCGACGCGATCGCCGATCGGATGCTGCAGGATGCGGCCGCCCGTGGAGCGCGCGCCGCCGCGATCGAGTTCATCGTCTTCGTGCTCAAGCAGGCGTGGGCGTGCATCTTCGGTGCGGCGCTGCTCGTGGCGCTCATCGCGGCGCGACTGCTCTATCCGGATGACGCCGCACTCGCGCGGAACGATGCGCTGACCCTCGCGGCAGTGCTCATCCAGGTTGCGATGCTGGTGTTCGGGCTGGAGACCGTGCGCGAACTGCGGGTGATCGTGCTGTTCCACATCACGGGGACGGTGATGGAACTGTTCAAGACGGATGTCGGGTCGTGGGCCTATGCGGCCGAAGGAGTCCTTCGCATCGGTGGCGTGCCCCTCTTCAGCGGTTTCATGTACGCGGCTGTGGGGTCGTACATGGTGCGGGTGTACCGGCTGTTCGACCTGCGCTTCTCCCGCTACCCCCGTCGGTGGCTGACTGCGATCGTGGCCGCGGCGATCTATGTCAACTTCTTCACGCATCACTTCTGGTGGGATGCCCGATGGGTGCTGTTCGGCGCGGTTGTCGTGCTGTGGGGCGGCACCGTGATGCACGCGCGGATTCGTGTGCGCATCGTACGTCTGCCGCTGTTGCTCGTGTTCGCGGGCGTCGCCCTGTTCCTCTGGGTGGCCGAGAACATCGGCACGTGGGCCGGAGCATGGGTGTACCCGGATCAGGTCGCCGGATGGCAGCTCGTCTCGCTCAGCAAGATGGGCTCGTGGTTCCTGTTGATGATCATCTCGGTGGTGCTGGTCGCATGGGTGTATCCACCGCGCGCGCCGATGGCGTCGTCCCCGGAAGCGATCGAGGCCCCTCCTGTTCAGCAGGAGAGGCCTCGATGACGATCTGGTGTCAGGCACCGCTCGGAGCGGCACCCCCGCTGCGGCGACGACGGCGGCGGCGCTGCGGGGCCGGCTTGCCGTCGCGGTGCTCTGAGGTCGCGTCACCGTCGTGCGTGCCCGCACCCTCGGCGTCGCGGTCGGTCGCGTGGGTGCCCGTCGACGGAGCGGATGCCTGAGCCTCTGCACCCTCGGCGCCCTCGACGAACGTGGCACCGACCTGCTCGGCAGGCGAGCTGCGGCGCCGGCGCCGACGGCGGCGCGTGGTGCCCTCGTCGGTGCCCTCAGCAGCAGCATCCGCCGCCTTCTGCGGCTGACGCTGCTTGCGCTGCGCCGGCTTCTCGGCCTTCGGAGCCGTCCGCAGGCGCCCCTTCGTGCCCTCGGGGATGTCGAGGTCGGTGTACAGGTGCGGGCTCGACGAGTACGTCTCGACGGGCTCGGGCTGGCCGAACTCGAGCGCACGGTTGATCAAGGCCCACTTGTGCAGGTCTTCCCAGTCGACGAAGGTGACCGCGATGCCCGTGCGGCCCGCGCGGCCGGTGCGGCCGGCACGGTGCAGGTACGTCTTCTCCTCATCGGGGATGGTGTGGTTGATCACGTGCGTGATGTCGTCGACGTCGATACCGCGCGCGGCGACATCGGTGGCGACGAGAACATCGCGCTTGCCCGCCTTGAAGGCGGCCATGGAGCGCTCACGCTGCTCCTGGCCCATGTCGCCGTGCACCCCGCCGACATTGAAGCCGCGGTCGCTCAGCTCGTCGACGAGCTTCTGCGCCGCGCGCTTGGTGCGGGTGAAGATCACGGCCTTGCCGCGTCCCTCGGCCTGCAGGATGCGGGCGATGACCTCGTCCTTGTCGAGCGAGTGCGCCCGGTAGACGATGTGCTTGATGTTCGCCTGCGTCAGCCCCTCGTCGGGGTCGTTGGCGCGGATGTGGATCGGGTTGGTCATGAACCGGCGCGCGAGTGCGACGATCGGTCCGGGCATCGTGGCCGAGAACAGCTGCGTGTGACGCACCGGCGGCACCTTCGAGAAGATCTTCTCGATGTCGGCGAGGAAGCCCAGGTCAAGCATCTTGTCGGCCTCGTCGAGCACGACCTCGGTCGCGTTCGACAGGTCGAGCAGACGCTGGTTGGCCAGGTCGATCAGACGACCCGGGGTGCCGACGACGATCTGCGCGCCGGCCTTGAGCTGGTCGATCTGGCCCTCGTACGCCTTGCCGCCGTAGATCGCGACGACGCTCGTCGAGCGGTTCGAGGTCAGCAGGTCCATGTCTTCGTAGACCTGCACCGCCAGCTCGCGGGTGGGTACGACGATCAGAGCCTTGACGCCCGGCTCGGGGTTCTCGCCGAGGCGCTGCACCACGGGGATGCCGAAGCCGAAGGTCTTGCCGGTGCCGGTCTTGGCCTGGCCGATGATGTCCTGGCCCGGAAGGCCGAGGGGGATGGTCTGCTCCTGGATGGGGAACGCGTCGGCGATGCCCTTCGAGGCGAGTGCGTCGACGATGTCCTGATCAATTCCCAGATCAGCGAATGAGGTCACGGTATGTCATTGCCTGTCCGGCGCCCGGGCGGCGGTTGTCGTGCCAGCGGCGCCTCGTTACGGATCCACGCCGTCAACTGCTGCCACAGGCGCGGGGCCCTGCTCCGATGGCAGGACGCGACCAGCCTACCGGAGGGGGAGTCGGAAGCCCGAGAAAACCTGTGGTGCCCGGCCCGTGGCGGGCTGCCAGAATGCGGGGTGCGGTGGGCGAGGGCCCTGCCCGGTAACCTGATCACGTGGTCAACTGGTTCTGGAAGCGTAAACCGGCCCGGCGCACCCTGACGTTGCGCAGCAAGGGCGAGGGCAGTGGCGCGACCCGCGTCGACTTCGCCGAGCTCGCCCCTGAGCTGAACCGCTTCCTCGGACAGGCCGCCTACCTGCAGCTGGGGTACTTCGAGACGCTCACCCGTGGCATCCGCGGAACGCACGAGCTCGCCCGCAAAGAGGCCCTGTCTCGCGCCGCGGGTGCGGCGCTCGACAAGCACCGCGGCATTGTGGCGATCATCTCGGACCTGGGCGACGACCCCACCGAGGTCATGCTGCCCTTTCGTGAGAACCTCGACGCGTTTCGCCGCAAGACCATCGGCGTGCATCAGGAGGAGACGCTGCTGGCCGTGTATCTGACCGCCGGCATGCTCGACGATTTCTATCTCGCCCTCGCCTCGAGCTACGGCGAGACGGGGGAGCGCGTCGCCGCGATCCTGCGCGAGGACGATGGCGGCAGTGAGATCGTGTCGATCATCCAGCAGACGATCGAGAGCGACGATGAATGGCGTTCACTGCTGTCGATGTGGGGGCGACGCCTGGTCGGTGACACGTTGCTCGTGTGCCGAGGTGCGCTGCGTCCCGGACGCCTCGAAGCGGACGACACACGTATCGAGCCGGTGTACACCGAGCTGATGGGTGCGCACGCGCGGCGGATGGACGCCATGGGGCTCGCATCGTAGCATCCGACTCCGGCGCGTGCGTCGCGGGGATTTCCGCTGTCTCTGTCTGTGTGGGAAATCTCAGACGAGTCGCGGTGCGCGCGGCGTGTCGTTGGGCGACACGCCGCAGGCGACGCGCTCGGTCTGGGATTTCCGACACTGCGGACGCGTGACGGATGCCGGAAGCGCGGGGCGGATGCCCGGTGTCGGTCTCAGATGGCCGGTCTCAGATGCCGAGTGCCTGCTTCTGCACTCGGTCGTTGTGCGCGCGCTGCGCGCTGATACCGGCCGTCGCGAGGCCGGCGAGCAGCAGACCTCCGCCGATGCTCGCCACCCACAGCCAGACGTTGCCCTCGCCGATGCCCGCCCACTGCATGATCGTGTAGATCGCGGCGGCCGCTGCCGTCGCGACAGCGGGCGTGACCGTGATGCCGCGCAGGTCTCGGCGCGGCATCAGGAAGTGCAGAGCGACGCCGAGCGCGCACGCGGCGATGAGCGCCAGCAGGATGTACATGTCAGGCGACGAAACCGACCCGGCGCGACTCTTCGCTGCCGAGCTCGACGTACGCGAGGTTCGCGGTGGGCACGATGTACGAGCTGCCCTTGGCGTCGGCGAGGACGAGGTGGCTCGCGTTCTGCTCGAGTGCTTCAGTCACCTGCTTGCGCACCTCTTCGGCGCTGCTGCTGGTCTCGAAGCTGAGCTCACGGCCGGTGTTGACGATGCCGATGCGGATTTCCACGCGATCTCCTGACGTTCTGCGAACATCGGCAACTCTACCGGCTGGCGCCGCGGGGCAGGCGGCGTCAGCCGGTGCGTTCGCCAGGGGCGCACAGCGCTGGGCGGTGTGCGCCGGGGGAGTGTCGGCGCGCGCCGATAGCGTGGATCTCATGACACAGGATGCTGCGCAGCGGGCCCTCGTCGATGCGCCGGCGGCGACATCCGGGGTGGTCATCGGCGCACCGGGCACGGGCAAGACGACGGCTCTCGTCGACCGTGTCGTGCGCCTGCTCGACTCGGGGCTGCGCCCCGAACAGCTGCTGGTTCTGACCCCGAGCAGACAGGCCGCGACGGTGCTGCGCGACCGCATCGGCGTGCGCATCGATCAGGCGACGCCGGGGCCGCTGGCGCGGTCGCTCGCCTCGTTCGCCTTTCAGATCGTGCGTGGTGTCACGGTGCACCGCGGCGACGACCCGCCGGCGCTGTTGACCGGCGCCGATCAGGACCGCATCTTCGCCGACCTGCTCGCGGGCGACGCCGAGGACGGCCTCCGGGAATGGCCCGAGGCGTTGAGCCCCGGCGTGCGCGCATCGAAGGCGTTCCGTTCCGAGCTGCGCGCGTTCCTGGCCGAATGCACTGAACTGGCCGTCGAACCGGGCGAGCTGGAGCGTTCGGGCCGCGTGACCTGGCAGGCTGCCGCCGACTTCCTCGACGAGTATCGCGACGTCATGGGGGGCATGCGCGTCGCGCACCGTGACATTCCCGAACTGCTCGGTGAGGCCACGGGCATCCTGCACACGGCGGATGCTGCCTCGCTCGGCCCGCTCGCGCAGGTTCGCGTCGTGCTGATCGATGATGCCCAGGAACTCACCCGCGGCGGCATCCGCCTGGTGCGTGCGTTGCGTGCGCGCGAGATCGCGGTGCTCGCGTTCGGAGACCCCGATATCTCGTCCGGTGCGTTCCGTGGGGCGAGCCCGCAGCTGTTCGCCGACCTCGCGCAGGCGCTGGGCGAGGTGTTCGTGCTGGACCGGGCACATCGTCAGAGCCCGGAGCTGACCGCGCTCACCCGTACCATCACGCAGGCGATCGGCGTGGCGGGCCGGGTGGATCACCGACGTCCTCCCGAGGCCACGGAACCGGTTTTCGGGCATCGCACCGCCGGCGTGCGCACACTGATCGCGCCGTCGCCGTACGAAGAGGTCGATCGCATCGCCGCGACCTTGCGCGAGTGGCACCTCACGGACGGCATCCCGTGGAGCGGGATCGCCGTGATCGCACACGATACGCGGCAGATCGTCATGCTCGAAGCAGAGCTCGCCGCACGCGAGGTGCCCACCAGGGCCGCCGGTGTGCCGCGCCCCCTCGGCAGCGAGCGGATCGTGCGCGAGATCACCGAGGTGGTGCGGCTCGGTCTCACGGCGCCCGAAGACCGCGAGGCCGATCTGCTCGCCGAACTGCTCACCTCGCCGTTCGGCGGTCTCGACGCGGTGGGCCTGCGTCGACTGCGCGCACGGTTGCGGCATGTCGAACTCGAAGACGGGGGATCAACACCCGCCCGTGAGCTGCTGCGCGAAGCGATGCAGTTCCCGGTCGCGTTCGACCGCGTCGATGCGGCCGAGGCGCGCGTCGCCCAACGGTTCGCGCATACCCTCGCCCAGGTGCATGAGGCGGCCATGGCCGGTGCGACGGTGCACGAGCTGCTCTGGACGGTTTGGGACCGCGCCCGCACGATCGGCGGAACACCGTTGCAGAGCGCCTGGCGTGCCGCCGCCGACCAGCCAGGCGGAGCCGAGGTGGCGCGGTCGCTCGACAGTCTCGTCGCCCTGTTCGCCGCGGCCAAGCGCTTCGTCGAGCGCACGCCGCACGAGAAGGCCGCACTGTTCATCCGCGACATCCTCGACAGCGAGGTTCCCGAAGACACGCTGTCCACCCCCGAGCGGCCCGGGCTGGTCACGCTGATGACACCCGCGACGGCGCTGGGCGCCGAGTTCGAGGCCGTCGTCGTGGCGGGTGTGCAGGACGGCATCTGGCCCAACGTTCGGTTGCGTGGCGGAATGCTCGAGACGTGGCGTCTCGCCGAGGCCATCACGGCCGCGCGGGATGGCCTGCCTGAGGAGGTCCCC
Protein-coding sequences here:
- a CDS encoding ATP-dependent helicase; translated protein: MTQDAAQRALVDAPAATSGVVIGAPGTGKTTALVDRVVRLLDSGLRPEQLLVLTPSRQAATVLRDRIGVRIDQATPGPLARSLASFAFQIVRGVTVHRGDDPPALLTGADQDRIFADLLAGDAEDGLREWPEALSPGVRASKAFRSELRAFLAECTELAVEPGELERSGRVTWQAAADFLDEYRDVMGGMRVAHRDIPELLGEATGILHTADAASLGPLAQVRVVLIDDAQELTRGGIRLVRALRAREIAVLAFGDPDISSGAFRGASPQLFADLAQALGEVFVLDRAHRQSPELTALTRTITQAIGVAGRVDHRRPPEATEPVFGHRTAGVRTLIAPSPYEEVDRIAATLREWHLTDGIPWSGIAVIAHDTRQIVMLEAELAAREVPTRAAGVPRPLGSERIVREITEVVRLGLTAPEDREADLLAELLTSPFGGLDAVGLRRLRARLRHVELEDGGSTPARELLREAMQFPVAFDRVDAAEARVAQRFAHTLAQVHEAAMAGATVHELLWTVWDRARTIGGTPLQSAWRAAADQPGGAEVARSLDSLVALFAAAKRFVERTPHEKAALFIRDILDSEVPEDTLSTPERPGLVTLMTPATALGAEFEAVVVAGVQDGIWPNVRLRGGMLETWRLAEAITAARDGLPEEVPGILDRRRAALHDELRLFVRAVSRARTRLVVTAVDDDDMSPSPFFSFLPPAPPAEHDEERYAHPLTLRGLVARHRRALSTTDDPADLAHAAGQLRVLAESGVPGAAPDEWYGLTPPSTTAPLRDLDAAPVRVSPSRLEAFEECGLNWVISSLGGDTVAPPSAGIGTIVHEAMEKVPDGELDAMRAIVDEHWPELDFETAWIGRKERRRADLYVERVHEYVGEVARDGGRVVGAEARFRFTVDLETGQAQALPIEPAADATATTPGGADATVIVERPRALVSGVIDRVEVYPVDGGEHAPARGQKWQRMGDGDGEQRVIVVDLKTGKYEPDTEANVLEHAQLAAYQVAVQEGLLDDAPAEALAGARLVIVSKTVGKANYRVAHQHTLDDDARAAFLRRVADAGRGMAASSFTAQVETHCADTQVRVTPCHIHTVPAVSA
- a CDS encoding DEAD/DEAH box helicase yields the protein MTSFADLGIDQDIVDALASKGIADAFPIQEQTIPLGLPGQDIIGQAKTGTGKTFGFGIPVVQRLGENPEPGVKALIVVPTRELAVQVYEDMDLLTSNRSTSVVAIYGGKAYEGQIDQLKAGAQIVVGTPGRLIDLANQRLLDLSNATEVVLDEADKMLDLGFLADIEKIFSKVPPVRHTQLFSATMPGPIVALARRFMTNPIHIRANDPDEGLTQANIKHIVYRAHSLDKDEVIARILQAEGRGKAVIFTRTKRAAQKLVDELSDRGFNVGGVHGDMGQEQRERSMAAFKAGKRDVLVATDVAARGIDVDDITHVINHTIPDEEKTYLHRAGRTGRAGRTGIAVTFVDWEDLHKWALINRALEFGQPEPVETYSSSPHLYTDLDIPEGTKGRLRTAPKAEKPAQRKQRQPQKAADAAAEGTDEGTTRRRRRRRRSSPAEQVGATFVEGAEGAEAQASAPSTGTHATDRDAEGAGTHDGDATSEHRDGKPAPQRRRRRRRSGGAAPSGA
- a CDS encoding DUF3107 domain-containing protein, yielding MEIRIGIVNTGRELSFETSSSAEEVRKQVTEALEQNASHLVLADAKGSSYIVPTANLAYVELGSEESRRVGFVA
- a CDS encoding DUF817 domain-containing protein, producing the protein MQWGTALEQRIDAIADRMLQDAAARGARAAAIEFIVFVLKQAWACIFGAALLVALIAARLLYPDDAALARNDALTLAAVLIQVAMLVFGLETVRELRVIVLFHITGTVMELFKTDVGSWAYAAEGVLRIGGVPLFSGFMYAAVGSYMVRVYRLFDLRFSRYPRRWLTAIVAAAIYVNFFTHHFWWDARWVLFGAVVVLWGGTVMHARIRVRIVRLPLLLVFAGVALFLWVAENIGTWAGAWVYPDQVAGWQLVSLSKMGSWFLLMIISVVLVAWVYPPRAPMASSPEAIEAPPVQQERPR
- a CDS encoding ferritin-like fold-containing protein; translation: MVNWFWKRKPARRTLTLRSKGEGSGATRVDFAELAPELNRFLGQAAYLQLGYFETLTRGIRGTHELARKEALSRAAGAALDKHRGIVAIISDLGDDPTEVMLPFRENLDAFRRKTIGVHQEETLLAVYLTAGMLDDFYLALASSYGETGERVAAILREDDGGSEIVSIIQQTIESDDEWRSLLSMWGRRLVGDTLLVCRGALRPGRLEADDTRIEPVYTELMGAHARRMDAMGLAS